A DNA window from Mesorhizobium sp. C432A contains the following coding sequences:
- the gyrA gene encoding DNA gyrase subunit A, protein MTDQKPPRGADGGPTGIEPISIIEEMQSSYLSYAMSVIVSRALPDVRDGLKPVHRRILYAAHESGYHWNRKYVKSARPVADVMGKYHPHGDASIYDALVRMAQDWSLRVPLIDGQGNFGSIDGDPPAAMRYTESRLTKVAHELLEDIDKETVDFQETYDASDTEPKVLPARFPNLLVNGSGGIAVGMATNIPPHNLAEICNGAIAIIDNPAIDLPALMEIIPGPDFPTGGIVLGRSGIYSAYATGRGSIVMRGKVNVEQRGNDRESIIITEVPYQVNKASMIEKMAELVRDKRIEGISDIRDESDRQGYRVVIELKRDAVADVILNQLYRFTPLQTSFGANMVALNGGKPEVMNLTDMLKAFVSFREEVISRRTKFLLRKARDRAHVLVGLAIAVANIDEVIKLIRTAPDPQTAREQLMERRWPSGDVESLILLIDDPRHRINEDGTYNLSEEQARAILELRLQRLTALGRDEIADELNTIGDEIKDYLDILSSRARIQQIVKDELAAVRDEFGTPRRTELTDGGADMEDEDLIQREDMVVTVSHSGYIKRVPLSLYRAQRRGGKGRSGMSTKEEDFVTRLFVANTHTPVLFFSSRGIVYKEKVWRLPIGNPQSRGKALINMLPLEQGERITTIMPLPEDETSWGELDVMFATTRGTVRRNKLSEFVQVNRNGKIAMKLEEEGDEILGVETCTDNDDVLLTASSGQCIRFRVGDVRVFQSRNSVGVRGISMAETDRIISMSVIEHVDASPAERSAYLKRAALERRLAAEVTGEEEEIALTNEEIGEETELSDSRYEELKAHEQYVLTVTEYGYGKRSSSYDFRLTGRGGKGIRATDVSKVAEIGQLVATFPVGNDDQIMLVSDGGTVIRVPVNGIRFASRATKGVTIFNTAEGEKVVSVERISEPQADEDVEEGVIEAGAGDAVPDSTE, encoded by the coding sequence TTGACCGACCAAAAACCCCCGCGCGGCGCCGACGGCGGCCCCACCGGCATCGAGCCCATCTCCATCATCGAGGAGATGCAGAGCTCCTACCTCTCTTATGCCATGAGCGTGATCGTCAGCCGTGCGCTGCCCGATGTGCGCGACGGCCTGAAGCCGGTGCACCGCCGCATTCTCTATGCGGCGCATGAGAGCGGTTACCACTGGAACCGCAAATATGTGAAGTCGGCCCGCCCGGTCGCCGACGTGATGGGTAAATACCATCCGCATGGCGACGCCTCGATCTACGACGCCTTGGTGCGCATGGCGCAGGACTGGTCGCTGCGCGTTCCGCTGATCGACGGGCAGGGCAATTTCGGCTCCATCGACGGCGATCCGCCGGCGGCGATGCGCTACACGGAATCGCGGCTGACCAAGGTCGCACATGAGCTGCTGGAGGACATCGACAAGGAAACCGTCGATTTCCAGGAGACTTATGACGCCTCCGACACCGAGCCGAAGGTGCTGCCGGCGCGCTTCCCCAATCTTCTGGTCAACGGTTCCGGCGGCATCGCCGTCGGCATGGCCACCAACATCCCGCCGCACAATCTGGCCGAGATCTGCAACGGCGCCATCGCCATCATCGACAATCCGGCGATCGATTTGCCGGCGCTGATGGAGATCATTCCGGGTCCCGATTTCCCGACCGGCGGCATCGTGCTCGGCCGTTCCGGCATCTACAGCGCCTATGCGACGGGCCGTGGCTCCATCGTCATGCGCGGCAAGGTCAATGTCGAACAGCGCGGCAACGACCGTGAATCGATCATCATCACGGAAGTCCCGTACCAGGTGAACAAGGCCTCGATGATCGAGAAAATGGCCGAGCTGGTGCGCGACAAGCGCATCGAAGGCATTTCCGACATTCGCGACGAAAGCGACCGCCAGGGCTACCGCGTCGTCATCGAGCTGAAGCGCGACGCTGTCGCCGACGTCATTCTCAACCAGCTTTACCGCTTCACGCCGCTGCAGACCTCCTTCGGCGCCAATATGGTGGCGCTGAACGGCGGCAAGCCGGAAGTGATGAACCTGACCGACATGCTGAAGGCGTTTGTCAGCTTCCGCGAAGAGGTGATTAGCCGGCGCACGAAATTCCTGCTGCGCAAGGCGCGCGACCGCGCCCACGTGCTGGTCGGCCTCGCCATAGCCGTCGCCAACATCGACGAAGTGATCAAGCTGATCCGCACCGCGCCCGATCCGCAGACGGCGCGCGAGCAGTTGATGGAGCGGCGCTGGCCCTCCGGGGACGTGGAGTCATTGATTCTGCTGATCGACGATCCGCGCCATCGCATCAATGAGGATGGCACCTACAACCTCTCCGAGGAACAGGCGCGCGCAATCCTCGAACTGCGCCTGCAGCGCCTGACCGCGCTCGGCCGTGACGAAATCGCCGACGAGCTGAACACCATCGGCGACGAGATCAAGGATTACCTCGACATTCTGTCGTCCCGCGCCCGCATCCAGCAGATCGTCAAGGACGAGCTTGCCGCCGTGCGCGACGAGTTCGGCACGCCGCGCCGCACCGAGCTCACCGACGGCGGCGCCGACATGGAAGACGAGGACCTGATCCAGCGCGAGGACATGGTCGTCACCGTCAGCCATTCCGGCTACATCAAGCGCGTGCCGCTGTCGCTCTACCGGGCGCAACGCCGCGGCGGCAAGGGCCGCTCCGGCATGTCGACCAAGGAAGAGGATTTCGTCACCCGGCTGTTCGTCGCCAACACGCATACGCCGGTGCTGTTCTTCTCCTCGCGCGGCATCGTCTACAAGGAAAAGGTCTGGCGGCTGCCAATCGGCAATCCGCAGTCGCGCGGCAAGGCGCTGATCAACATGCTGCCGCTGGAGCAGGGCGAGCGCATCACCACCATCATGCCGCTGCCCGAGGACGAGACCAGCTGGGGCGAACTCGACGTCATGTTCGCCACCACGCGCGGCACCGTGCGCCGCAACAAGCTGTCCGAATTCGTCCAGGTCAACCGCAACGGCAAGATCGCCATGAAGCTGGAGGAGGAGGGCGACGAGATCCTCGGCGTCGAGACCTGCACAGACAATGACGATGTGCTTTTGACCGCCAGCTCCGGCCAGTGCATCCGCTTCCGCGTTGGCGATGTGCGCGTCTTCCAGAGCCGCAATTCGGTCGGCGTGCGCGGCATAAGCATGGCTGAGACCGACCGCATCATCTCCATGTCGGTGATCGAGCATGTCGATGCTTCACCGGCGGAACGCTCCGCCTACCTCAAGCGGGCAGCACTGGAGCGGCGGCTTGCCGCCGAGGTGACCGGCGAGGAAGAAGAGATTGCACTCACCAATGAGGAGATTGGCGAGGAGACCGAGCTTTCCGACAGCCGTTACGAAGAGCTCAAGGCGCATGAGCAGTATGTGCTGACGGTGACCGAATATGGCTACGGCAAGCGCTCGTCATCCTACGATTTCCGCCTGACCGGACGCGGCGGCAAAGGCATCCGCGCCACCGACGTGTCGAAGGTGGCCGAGATCGGCCAGCTGGTGGCGACTTTCCCGGTCGGCAATGACGACCAGATCATGCTGGTTTCGGATGGCGGCACGGTCATCCGGGTGCCGGTCAACGGTATCCGTTTCGCCAGCCGCGCCACCAAGGGCGTGACCATCTTCAACACCGCCGAAGGCGAGAAGGTGGTTTCGGTCGAACGGATCTCGGAGCCGCAGGCCGACGAGGATGTCGAAGAGGGTGTCATTGAGGCCGGCGCCGGAGATGCCGTACCGGACAGCACCGAATAG
- the coaD gene encoding pantetheine-phosphate adenylyltransferase, which produces MTDRIALYAGSFDPLTNGHLDVLKASLAVADTVYAAIGTHPGKTPLFSFDERVKLIEAATKAEFGRDGDRIKVVAFDGLVIDAARKHGASIMIRGLRDGTDLDYEMQMAGMNETMAPELQTVFLPASPSVRTITATLVRQIASMGGDIRPFVPAAVAGALTAKFAK; this is translated from the coding sequence ATGACCGATCGCATCGCCCTCTATGCCGGCTCCTTCGACCCGCTGACCAACGGCCATCTCGATGTCCTGAAGGCATCGCTGGCTGTCGCCGACACGGTCTATGCGGCGATCGGCACTCACCCCGGCAAGACGCCGCTGTTTTCCTTCGACGAACGGGTGAAGCTGATCGAGGCCGCGACCAAGGCCGAATTTGGCCGCGACGGCGACCGTATCAAGGTCGTCGCCTTTGACGGGCTGGTCATCGACGCGGCCCGCAAGCATGGCGCCTCGATCATGATCCGCGGCCTGCGCGACGGCACCGATCTCGATTACGAGATGCAGATGGCCGGCATGAACGAGACCATGGCGCCGGAACTGCAGACGGTTTTTCTGCCCGCCAGCCCATCGGTACGCACCATTACCGCCACACTTGTGCGCCAGATAGCCTCGATGGGCGGAGACATCCGTCCCTTCGTACCGGCCGCCGTTGCCGGTGCGCTCACCGCCAAATTCGCGAAATAG
- a CDS encoding peptidylprolyl isomerase, which translates to MVITLKNGDVTVALRPDLAPKHVAQIKKLVREGAYNDVAFHRVINGFMAQTGDVKFGNMKKGFSPEAVGTGGSDLPDLPAEFSQSEHFKRGTLGMARSQDPNSANSQFFIMFAPAPNLDGQYTIVGSVVSGMELVDKIKKGNEADNGTVSGPDRMIKVRIAADK; encoded by the coding sequence ATGGTCATCACCTTGAAGAACGGCGACGTCACCGTCGCGCTACGCCCCGACCTGGCACCCAAGCATGTCGCCCAGATCAAGAAGCTGGTGCGCGAAGGCGCTTATAACGATGTCGCATTCCACCGCGTCATCAACGGCTTTATGGCGCAGACCGGCGACGTCAAGTTCGGCAACATGAAGAAGGGGTTCAGCCCCGAGGCCGTCGGCACCGGCGGTTCAGACCTGCCCGACCTGCCGGCCGAATTCTCGCAGAGCGAACATTTCAAGCGCGGCACGCTCGGCATGGCCCGCTCGCAGGACCCGAACTCCGCCAATTCGCAGTTCTTCATCATGTTCGCGCCGGCGCCGAACCTCGATGGCCAGTACACCATCGTTGGCAGTGTCGTCAGCGGCATGGAGTTGGTGGACAAGATCAAGAAGGGCAACGAGGCCGACAACGGCACGGTCAGCGGGCCCGACCGCATGATCAAGGTACGCATCGCCGCCGACAAGTAA
- a CDS encoding peptidylprolyl isomerase yields the protein MAEIKDRENALILETTKGKVVIELFPDLAPGHVARIKELAREGAYDGVVFHRVIEGFMAQTGDVKFGNSSKPTFAPSRAGMGGSEKPDLKAEFSNANHGRGTCSMARSQNPNSANSQFFICFDDAAFLNRQYTVWGQVIEGMDNVDKIKRGEPVVDPDKIVSLKVAADVK from the coding sequence ATGGCTGAGATCAAGGACCGCGAGAACGCGCTCATCCTGGAAACGACCAAGGGCAAGGTCGTCATCGAACTGTTCCCCGATTTGGCTCCCGGCCACGTCGCCCGCATCAAGGAACTGGCCCGCGAAGGCGCCTATGACGGCGTGGTCTTCCACCGCGTCATCGAAGGCTTCATGGCGCAGACCGGCGACGTGAAGTTCGGCAATTCGTCGAAGCCGACCTTCGCGCCTTCGCGTGCGGGCATGGGCGGCTCGGAAAAGCCGGACCTGAAGGCTGAGTTCTCCAACGCCAACCATGGCCGCGGCACCTGCTCGATGGCCCGTTCGCAGAACCCGAACTCGGCCAATTCGCAGTTCTTCATCTGCTTCGACGATGCCGCTTTCCTCAACCGCCAGTACACGGTCTGGGGCCAGGTCATCGAAGGCATGGACAATGTCGACAAGATCAAGCGCGGCGAGCCGGTGGTCGATCCCGACAAGATCGTGTCGCTGAAGGTCGCGGCCGACGTCAAGTAA
- a CDS encoding DMT family transporter, with product MMGVVWSLLGILSGAFIAVQAPINSQLARGLGLPVAAAAFSFLSGAIVLGIISIAVVRLQDISLDWKAPAPWLFIAGGMLGGFYVTLSTILTPRIGAAALMAFLVAGQLLAGMLIDRVGFLGVAVREISLGRIAGALLLLAGALLVRLY from the coding sequence ATGATGGGCGTGGTCTGGTCGCTGCTCGGCATCCTGTCAGGCGCCTTCATCGCCGTCCAGGCGCCGATCAACTCGCAGCTGGCGCGCGGCCTGGGGCTCCCGGTCGCGGCTGCTGCCTTCTCGTTCCTGTCGGGCGCGATCGTGCTTGGTATCATCTCCATTGCCGTTGTGCGGCTGCAGGACATCTCGCTCGACTGGAAGGCGCCGGCGCCTTGGCTGTTCATCGCCGGCGGCATGCTCGGCGGTTTCTATGTTACCCTGTCGACCATTCTTACGCCGCGCATTGGTGCAGCCGCGTTGATGGCGTTCCTGGTTGCCGGCCAGTTGCTGGCCGGCATGCTGATCGATCGCGTCGGCTTCCTCGGCGTGGCGGTGCGCGAGATTTCGCTCGGCCGCATCGCTGGCGCGTTGCTGCTCTTGGCCGGAGCGCTGCTCGTCCGGCTCTACTGA
- the queA gene encoding tRNA preQ1(34) S-adenosylmethionine ribosyltransferase-isomerase QueA: MRVDLFDFDLPEERIALRPAEPRDSARLLVVRPGEDFADRAVRDLPSLLRTGDVLVFNDTKVIPAQLRGIRRRGEAQAQVDATLHMRMAPDRWLAFMRPGKRIAAGDRIHFGHDGNSCFLGQLDATVIEKGEAGEALLGFDLSGPFLDEALHAVGHIPLPPYIASKRDDDARDLTDYQTIYAKEEGAVAAPTAGLHFTPELFAALDAKGIERRFVTLHVGAGTFLPVKADDTADHKMHAETGSVSEATADALNGAKARGGRIIAVGTTSLRLLESAARPDGSLTAWSGPTDIFITPGYRFKTADLLMTNFHLPRSTLFMLVSAFSGLDTMRAAYAHAIGNDYRFYSYGDASLLYRAEMSDGR; the protein is encoded by the coding sequence ATGCGCGTCGACCTCTTCGACTTCGACCTGCCTGAGGAGCGCATCGCGCTTCGCCCGGCCGAGCCGCGCGACAGCGCCAGATTGCTGGTGGTCAGGCCAGGCGAAGACTTTGCGGACCGCGCGGTGCGCGACCTTCCGTCCTTGCTCAGAACGGGCGACGTGCTGGTCTTCAACGACACCAAGGTCATTCCTGCCCAGTTGAGAGGCATCAGGCGGCGCGGCGAAGCGCAGGCGCAGGTCGACGCCACGCTGCATATGCGCATGGCGCCGGACCGCTGGCTGGCCTTCATGCGGCCGGGCAAGCGCATCGCCGCCGGCGACCGCATCCATTTCGGCCATGACGGCAATTCCTGTTTTCTCGGGCAACTCGACGCCACGGTGATCGAGAAGGGCGAGGCCGGCGAGGCGTTGCTCGGCTTCGACCTGTCGGGGCCGTTTCTCGACGAGGCGCTGCATGCCGTCGGCCACATCCCGCTGCCGCCCTATATCGCGTCGAAGCGCGACGACGACGCGCGCGACCTGACCGACTACCAGACCATCTATGCCAAAGAGGAAGGTGCTGTGGCAGCGCCCACCGCCGGCCTGCATTTCACGCCGGAACTGTTTGCAGCACTCGACGCTAAAGGCATCGAACGCCGCTTCGTCACCTTGCATGTCGGCGCCGGCACCTTCCTGCCGGTCAAGGCGGACGACACCGCTGACCACAAGATGCATGCCGAGACCGGCTCGGTCAGCGAAGCAACAGCCGACGCTCTGAATGGCGCCAAGGCGCGGGGCGGGCGCATCATCGCTGTCGGCACGACCTCGCTGCGCCTGCTGGAGAGCGCGGCACGGCCTGATGGCTCGCTGACCGCCTGGTCCGGCCCGACCGACATCTTCATCACGCCGGGCTATCGGTTCAAGACCGCCGACCTGCTGATGACCAATTTCCATCTGCCGCGTTCGACGCTGTTCATGCTGGTTTCGGCCTTCAGCGGCCTAGATACGATGCGTGCGGCCTATGCTCATGCCATCGGGAACGATTACAGGTTCTATTCCTACGGAGATGCAAGCCTGCTTTATCGAGCGGAGATGAGCGATGGACGATGA